The sequence CTTTTGATGTCATAGGCCCACCAAAGCTGAATTCAGAGGTGATGCGAGGCTTTTCGCCATATTCGTATTTGCCAGGCTCCCAAGTCATCAATGCAGCGAGGGCAGTGTTGCCGCCGTTGATTAACGCTTGTTTATGGGCCATATAAAGATCTGCTGCAGTTTTGCCTTCGGCCACCACAGCGTTGTAGCAATCTGGGCCTGCATGATCCAAACCACCTAAGCTGGAACGCACAAACAGTTTGCCAGAATAGGTCTTTCCACCGCTTTTGGAGGCAATATTGATCACACCAGCCGAGGCGCTATATTCGGCATTGAATGTCCCAGCAATGACATTGGCTTCAGCCACCGTGCTCTGGTCAATTCCGACAGCGGTTTGCACCATTTCAGCGGAACGACCTCTCACATCGAGATTCGATTCAGAATTGAATTCACCAGTGGTCGTGGATCCCAACGGATTGGGATTGCGCTTCACATTGGTGTAGCCATCTGTTCCACCGCCAGCGGCAAACATGATGTCCGTAATATTGACCCCATCGATCATATAGGCCACGCCGACTTTATTGGCGCCACGCATAGACTGGGTGGTGACTGAGGTCTGCAAGATTTCGTTCAACGTATTAACGGGGAGCACGTTATTGACAACTTCCTCAGCGAAAATGACTTTGGTCGCCGTCATGGTCTTGTCCACTGGAGGACGCTCGGCCACGATTGAAATAGTTTCACCCTCGATCACGGTCTCCTTCATTTTAAAATCGACTTTAGTGGTAGCGTCCAACTGAACCCGAACATCCTTCACCTCTTCAGTGGCAAAGCCCATAAAGGTGACTCTCAGGGTATAATTTCCTGGGGGGACATTCAAGATGAAGTACTGGCCTTGCGCATTGGCGGCAGCTCCCATGGTCGTCCCAACCACCTGAATTTGAGCGCCTGGCAATGGCTCACCAGTCTCCTGATTTGTCACCGTCCCTGCAATTTTTCCCAAAGCAGCATAGGACGGCATCGAGAAAACCAAAATGACGCCTATAGCACAAACTATAGACAAAACTTTGAGATTCTTCATCGACATAACATTCCTCCACATTATTTGGATTGATTGATTCATTACCAAAACCATTTGCAGCTTATCGATCGCTTCTTTTTTCGCTCGCCTCCTTCAATGTTCTAAGTTAAAAATCAACGCCCAATTTTAACTTCAGCCTTAATGAATCTCCTTATCATTCTGATATCAATCATCACCTCCTTCAAAAACTCGTTATCGAAGCTACCCTTGAAAAAAAAACGGCGAAAAAGCAACCCTTTTAGCCTTCGAACAAAAGGGACTTTTTCGCCGTTTGAATTTTGAACAGAAGATCAGCTTGGTCTATCAAAGTTGCTGAGTTTATCATTCCTCTACTATCGTTGGGTTGGAAAATTCATCTGAACAACTTGATCAAACCATCTGGTGCAGATTTATCATTTGATTTAGAACAAAAGGCTCACCCTATCGGGATAGTATCAAAAGCCTGCCTTATTCACATCATAAAATGACGCCAAATATACAAAATAAAATGTGTTTTGTCAAGCGTTTTTTTTTATTTTTTGTAACGGTCTCGAAAGCAACACCAACATCTTAATATCACAGATCGATATTCATCTTCGATATGTATCGGCTTTATCTGCTCTATGAAAAATTTTTTAAATTGCGATTCTAATTTTTATTTTTTCGGCATCGGGAGGAAGATGTGATAAAGCTCATAGGTGCTCTTTTGAAACGTCTTAGGATTCCCCTTCAGCAGCAGATCGTAGTCGGAAATCGCTCGTACCAAACCCAATTCTGGCTCAAAATAATCGCTCGCTGTCCCAATTTTGTGGAACAGCGTATCATTGCTGGTCTCATCATACAATAGAAAGCTGATGGGTTGCCAAGTGACCTGTCGAACCTTCAATTTTTTGGTTCTGTCTTCTGGAACTATCACCTCGGTCCATCCTTTATATTGAGCTGAACCCGAAAATTCATAGCGCAGCTCGTGATCGCGACCATCTGGACCTGGAGCAGTAAATGTTGTGTCCTTCCTGAGCTCCCATGAGGTATTCACTCCATCAGTGACTTTAATAACAGGTTTCCAAAATGCCAGGATGACCGAGTCTCGATAGGCGAACCCACAACTGACCGCCAGCGCCGCCAAATCTGTGGGAATTTTGTTCCAAATTGTACAGGAGTCATCAGTGTAAAAGCTGCACAAGGCACCTTTCTCAATATAGTAATGAATGACCTTGCCTGCAACAGTATCACTGTAGATGTAGCGACGCTCCGAATAATCAAATGGGTAAAGAATTTGGTTGTTTCGATCGGTGACGTAACTGATGAAATTGAGTTTTGCTCCTTCTCTAACAGGATAGAACACAGCGCACGGCTCTTTTTTTTTGCCGCAATTAAAGCTGATGATCAAGATTATTGCGATTAGAAACCATAATTGTTTTTTCATTTCAGCTCTTTTTATCTTTAAAACGCCTTTTGTTTGTCAGCCAGGATTAGTAATTTATGATAAAGCGAACCAGTCTCCGCATCATTCTCGATGGTTAGGCGCTATAACTTAAGAGCGCTAACTTATTCATAGCGATATAGTGGATTCGGTGAAATAAACCGCTGCCAATTCGGATCGGACAATTCACCCCGTTTGGTCGAATGCACCAGCTCATATTGATTGAATCCAGTTCGATCGATGAAAACGAAAATGACCCCTCCCTCCAAATTTTCGTAGCGCCAGATCTCGTACGGCTTGGTGCCAGCTTCGCTCGGGTGACGCTCAATATCGGTCGGCGTGCCATATTTCAAAAATACGATTCCTTGGTCGGTTTTCCAGCCCCGCTTGAATGATGTCTTGTACTTTTGATCAGCTTCATGAATTCTGGCAAGAAATCTATTTCGAAATTCCGTCGTGGATAGTCCCAACTGGGCCGCATTCATCGACCAGAGGTTGTAAATTTGCGTCCGCTTCTGCTCGATATTAGAACTGCTCTCATAAATTTTTCTCAGTTCTTTGTTCGTCAGCGCGAACATTTGATCGTACTCCTGATCCAATTGTGCCTCGCTAAAACCATCCAAAAACGTAGGTTGCTCCACCCGGCTAATTGCTTGTAAGGATGATATAACTTGCGGAGGTTTCTGCACGGCAAATTTCTTGCTTGTGATCAGCTTATAAGGCTTATTAGACCGCAGTTGGAGAAAGCAAGAGAGTGTATAGTTGCCGTCGGCTAATTCCCAAACGCCAATTTGTCCAATCTCGCGTGTCGATTTATGGGTGATCGGGCGCCAGTCCAAAACATCGGCATTATGACCTACCACTCTTCCAGTTGAGTCCGCGACTTGCCATAACACGGCATATTGGCTATCAGCAAATTCTGCTGCCATATTATAGAGCTCAAAATAATAATATAAATCGTGGACATCCACGCCGAAGGTCAGATCCGGCTTAGGGATGATATCATACGCTCTCTTGCGGAACCTGGGATCGCTGGTTTGATCGAATGGTTTGATGCTAGAGGCTATGAGCAAATCGCTAATTGTTGGCTGACTGGCCGAGAAATTCCTTGCAATAAAACTGGCTCTGGCACTATCGATGGCGCCGCCGTAATAGTCCTTGGCCCAGATATAAACCTCGTAGCGACGTCCTGGCTGAATCGGATAGCGGATCAGATCGACTAAATGCTGTTTATTTTGCCTGAGACCGATGGTATCGGCCAATTGGCTCGGGCTTTTCCATTGCTTTGTGGCCCATAGAGTATCGTCTTGGAAAATATTCAGACTGAAATAGACAACTCCCTGAAAATTTTTTTGTTCATCCTGCTGATACCCGATGCCGTTCACCGGGCAGGCGTAATAAAGCTCCAGGTAGCTTTGGCCGTCTGCGCCAAGAAACTGGGCATGATCAAGCCACACCCGAAACCGACCTCCAGCAATGGCTGCATTGATGCAAAGCATTGTCAGCATGGCGATAAACCATACTCGATACATTTTTTGCTGCTTTTTCACTTCCTCTATTCCTTGCTTCCTCATCTGTTCGATAAATAGTGCAATTTTTGATCATTGCCTTCAGTATAATTCATGGCTATTGGGATCAACAACGCGACATCAAGCTTATGTTGCACATTTGTTAAACGACAATCTCATATCAAGATTTCCTATCTATGAATAACTGGATTCACCAGTTCTATATGAGAAAGGGTTGAGGATACCTAATTCCTCAACCCTTTCTTCAGAATTGCTCGTGCTAATTCCTCACTTTAGAAGCCAAGCTCCACGGAGAACACATTATTGGCATTGAAATAGTTCACCGCGCGATAGGCATAGTCGATGCCTAAGGTAAGCCCGCTGAAGCTATACTTGAGCCCAGCTCCCAGGGTGAGGCCAAAGATGTTGGCGCTTTCGCCAGTGATGTCCTGGGTGTTGTTCATGGACAAGCTATAGCCGCCTCGGAGGAATACCATGTTATTGAAATTGTATTCCAGACCGAATCGCGTGAAATCATCGTCGAAATTGTTGTTGACGAAATGGGATTGCACGCTAATTTTGTTGGCTTCGCCGAGTCCCAGAGAATAGCCGAGGCCGATCTCCATGGTGGAGGGCAGTTCGTCCGAACCGGCCACCACTTTATAGAACGAAGCGGGACGGCTGACATCCTGGGGGCTAGCCTGACGCAGAAGGCCATTGCCATCAAAGGTCATGGCCGGCCCGAGGTTTTTGATCACCACGCCGATATTCAAGCCATTGATATCTCCCAGATTTTGGTATTGTACACCGATATCAAAGGCAAAACCGGTGGCACTGACGCGATCCATCGATTCCGAGATGATCTTGGCGGTGGCACCCACGGCCACGCGATCGGTCAATGCACGGGAATACGATAGCCCGACCGTCATGAATTGGGGTGAGAACAGCGCGCCAGTCCCATCGGGGGCATCTTCGGTGGTGATGGCGATATCGCCAAAGCTCAAGGTTTTAAAGCTTAAGCCAAGCGAGCCAACGCCTCCGAATTTCACCGCGGCTGCGGCATAGCTCACGCCAATATCAGCAATATAGGTCATGTGAGAAAACAAACCTGCACCGGTATAGGGCATTTTGTCCAGACCGGCTGGGTTCCAATATAAGGCATCTAAGCCGATTACGTTTGCTGCTGAGGCACCGCCCATGGCGATATACCTGGCGCCCACTGGGATCAGCAGTTCCGAGGCCGCGTTGGTACCAGCTCGGTTGGAGCCGGCCGCGAAAACCTGTGCGCTCAGCACCAGCGTAAGAATAACCATGTATGTGATGAGGTTAAAACTGCGCTTCATAATTATTCTCCTTATGAATGATTCCTGATTTTGATCACTCTTACAATCATTGGATCGAGCGCAGCGATTATCGATAAATCACTGCGCGAACGGATCTTTTAATAGATCGGTAAGAACTGCTGCTCGCGCACTAGCGCCAACTTCAAGGTCTTCGACTTGCCCAATTCTGGCAAATCGATATAGATGATGTAGACGCCACTTGCCACTGGTAGGCCATCCTGGTTCTGCAGATTCCAGGTGGCGAACTGGCTCGGACTATCTTTCTCAATCGTCTGGACCAAGGTCCCTGCCAAAGTGAAGATGCGGATCACCGCCTTCTGCGGCAGATGGCTAAAGGTCACAAAACGATTGAACCGATCGCGCTCCACGATATTGAATCCGTAATACGGGTTCGGGAACACATTGATTTTCTCGATATCCGCTTTGGCGTCTTCAATGCTATAAGTTGGCGCTAAGGTTTTGAATGT comes from candidate division KSB1 bacterium and encodes:
- a CDS encoding GWxTD domain-containing protein, whose translation is MKKQQKMYRVWFIAMLTMLCINAAIAGGRFRVWLDHAQFLGADGQSYLELYYACPVNGIGYQQDEQKNFQGVVYFSLNIFQDDTLWATKQWKSPSQLADTIGLRQNKQHLVDLIRYPIQPGRRYEVYIWAKDYYGGAIDSARASFIARNFSASQPTISDLLIASSIKPFDQTSDPRFRKRAYDIIPKPDLTFGVDVHDLYYYFELYNMAAEFADSQYAVLWQVADSTGRVVGHNADVLDWRPITHKSTREIGQIGVWELADGNYTLSCFLQLRSNKPYKLITSKKFAVQKPPQVISSLQAISRVEQPTFLDGFSEAQLDQEYDQMFALTNKELRKIYESSSNIEQKRTQIYNLWSMNAAQLGLSTTEFRNRFLARIHEADQKYKTSFKRGWKTDQGIVFLKYGTPTDIERHPSEAGTKPYEIWRYENLEGGVIFVFIDRTGFNQYELVHSTKRGELSDPNWQRFISPNPLYRYE
- a CDS encoding PorV/PorQ family protein — encoded protein: MKRSFNLITYMVILTLVLSAQVFAAGSNRAGTNAASELLIPVGARYIAMGGASAANVIGLDALYWNPAGLDKMPYTGAGLFSHMTYIADIGVSYAAAAVKFGGVGSLGLSFKTLSFGDIAITTEDAPDGTGALFSPQFMTVGLSYSRALTDRVAVGATAKIISESMDRVSATGFAFDIGVQYQNLGDINGLNIGVVIKNLGPAMTFDGNGLLRQASPQDVSRPASFYKVVAGSDELPSTMEIGLGYSLGLGEANKISVQSHFVNNNFDDDFTRFGLEYNFNNMVFLRGGYSLSMNNTQDITGESANIFGLTLGAGLKYSFSGLTLGIDYAYRAVNYFNANNVFSVELGF